A single region of the Oreochromis niloticus isolate F11D_XX linkage group LG19, O_niloticus_UMD_NMBU, whole genome shotgun sequence genome encodes:
- the LOC100705232 gene encoding regulator of G-protein signaling 6 isoform X4 codes for MAEGSKDQGGTGTADPEEDSPNMIVYRKIEDIVTRIQDEKAGGVAIRTVKSFLSKIPSVVSGADIVQWLMKNLSIEDPAEAIHLGSLIAAHGYIFPISDHVLTLKDDGTLYRFQSPYFWPSNCWEPENTDYAIYLCKRTMQNKARLELADYEAENLARLQRAFARKWEFIFMQAEAQVKIDRKKDKAERKILDSQERAFWDVHRPVPGCVNTTEMDIRKCRREKNPHRVKKSVYGVPDDGQSQPSPVHIGSQPTRKTTKEDVQKEITFLNIQLDRHCMKVSKVADSLMTYTEQFMEYDPFVSAVEPSNPWISDDTTFWDLEASREPTQQRVKKWGFSLDEALKDPAGRDQFLKFLESEFSSENLRFWLAVQDFKRRPLHEVPSRAQEIWQEFLAEGAPSSINLDSHSYERTSQNLKDPGRYSYEDAQEHIFKLMKSDSYARFLRSNIYQDLLLARKKPADTEQGRRTSLEKFTRSVGKSLTGKRLTGLMQSS; via the exons ATTGAAGACATTGTTACACGAATCCAAGATGAGAAAGCAGGAGGTGTAGCCATACGGACTGTCAAAAGCTTCCTCTCCAAGATCCCAAGTGTGGTATCAG GGGCGGACATTGTTCAGTGGCTGATGAAAAACCTCTCCATAGAAGATCCAG CTGAAGCCATCCATCTGGGCAGTTTGATCGCTGCCCACGGATACATCTTCCCCATCTCTGACCACGTTCTGACACTTAAAGATGACGGAACCCTTTATCGCTTTcag TCTCCATACTTCTGGCCTTCAAACTGTTGGGAACCCGAGAACACAGACTATG CCATTTACCTGTGCAAGCGCACAATGCAGAATAAAGCCAGGCTTGAGCTCGCTGACTACGAGGCT GAGAACCTCGCCAGGCTGCAGAGGGCTTTCGCCAGGAAGTGGGAATTTATCTTCATGCAAGCTGAGGCTCAAGTCAA GATTGACAGGAAGAAGGACAAGGCGGAGAGGAAGATCCTTGACAGCCAGGAAAGGGCATTTTGGGACGTTCATCGGCCAGTG CCAGGCTGTGTCAACACCACAGAGATGGACATCCGCAAGTGCCGAAGAGAGAAGAACCCACACAGGGTAAAAAAG TCGGTCTACGGGGTACCAGATGACGGCCAGAGCCAGCCGAGTCCTGTCCACATCGGCTCCCAGCCGACCAGGAAGACTACCAAAGAGGATGTTCAGAAGGAG ATTACCTTCTTGAACATCCAGCTGGACAGACACTGTATGAAAGTTTCCAAAGTGGCCGACAGTCTCATGACCTACACCGAGCAGTTCATGGAATATGACCCCTTTGTGTCAGCCGTAGAGCCTTCGAACCCCTGGATCAGTGACGACACTACCTTCTGGGACTTGGAGGCAAG CCGCGAACCCACCCAGCAGCGTGTGAAGAAATGGGGCTTCTCTCTGGACGAGGCGCTAAAGGACCCAGCAGGTCGAGACCAGTTCCTGAAGTTCCTGGAATCAGAATTCAGCTCAGAAAACCTGCG GTTCTGGTTAGCAGTGCAGGATTTTAAGCGACGGCCACTCCATGAAGTTCCCTCCAGGGCGCAGGAGATCTggcaggagtttctggctgaaGGAGCTCCAAGCTCCATCAACTTGGACTCTCACAGCTACGAACGCACCAGCCAGAACCTCAAAGACCCCGGACGATACAGCTACGAGGACGCTCAG GAGCACATATTCAAGCTAATGAAAAGTGACAGCTATGCACGCTTTTTGCGATCCAACATCTACCAAGACCTCCTGTTGGCCAGAAAGAAG CCAGCAGACACTGAACAGGGCCGCCGCACCTCCTTGGAGAAGTTCACCCGCAGTGTG GGCAAGTCATTGACGGGAAAACGCCTGACAGGCCTGATGCAGTCATCCTGA
- the LOC100705232 gene encoding regulator of G-protein signaling 6 isoform X3 — protein MAEGSKDQGGTGTADPEEDSPNMIVYRKIEDIVTRIQDEKAGGVAIRTVKSFLSKIPSVVSGADIVQWLMKNLSIEDPAEAIHLGSLIAAHGYIFPISDHVLTLKDDGTLYRFQSPYFWPSNCWEPENTDYAIYLCKRTMQNKARLELADYEAENLARLQRAFARKWEFIFMQAEAQVKIDRKKDKAERKILDSQERAFWDVHRPVPGCVNTTEMDIRKCRREKNPHRVKKSVYGVPDDGQSQPSPVHIGSQPTRKTTKEDVQKEITFLNIQLDRHCMKVSKVADSLMTYTEQFMEYDPFVSAVEPSNPWISDDTTFWDLEASREPTQQRVKKWGFSLDEALKDPAGRDQFLKFLESEFSSENLRFWLAVQDFKRRPLHEVPSRAQEIWQEFLAEGAPSSINLDSHSYERTSQNLKDPGRYSYEDAQEHIFKLMKSDSYARFLRSNIYQDLLLARKKQPADTEQGRRTSLEKFTRSVGKSLTGKRLTGLMQSS, from the exons ATTGAAGACATTGTTACACGAATCCAAGATGAGAAAGCAGGAGGTGTAGCCATACGGACTGTCAAAAGCTTCCTCTCCAAGATCCCAAGTGTGGTATCAG GGGCGGACATTGTTCAGTGGCTGATGAAAAACCTCTCCATAGAAGATCCAG CTGAAGCCATCCATCTGGGCAGTTTGATCGCTGCCCACGGATACATCTTCCCCATCTCTGACCACGTTCTGACACTTAAAGATGACGGAACCCTTTATCGCTTTcag TCTCCATACTTCTGGCCTTCAAACTGTTGGGAACCCGAGAACACAGACTATG CCATTTACCTGTGCAAGCGCACAATGCAGAATAAAGCCAGGCTTGAGCTCGCTGACTACGAGGCT GAGAACCTCGCCAGGCTGCAGAGGGCTTTCGCCAGGAAGTGGGAATTTATCTTCATGCAAGCTGAGGCTCAAGTCAA GATTGACAGGAAGAAGGACAAGGCGGAGAGGAAGATCCTTGACAGCCAGGAAAGGGCATTTTGGGACGTTCATCGGCCAGTG CCAGGCTGTGTCAACACCACAGAGATGGACATCCGCAAGTGCCGAAGAGAGAAGAACCCACACAGGGTAAAAAAG TCGGTCTACGGGGTACCAGATGACGGCCAGAGCCAGCCGAGTCCTGTCCACATCGGCTCCCAGCCGACCAGGAAGACTACCAAAGAGGATGTTCAGAAGGAG ATTACCTTCTTGAACATCCAGCTGGACAGACACTGTATGAAAGTTTCCAAAGTGGCCGACAGTCTCATGACCTACACCGAGCAGTTCATGGAATATGACCCCTTTGTGTCAGCCGTAGAGCCTTCGAACCCCTGGATCAGTGACGACACTACCTTCTGGGACTTGGAGGCAAG CCGCGAACCCACCCAGCAGCGTGTGAAGAAATGGGGCTTCTCTCTGGACGAGGCGCTAAAGGACCCAGCAGGTCGAGACCAGTTCCTGAAGTTCCTGGAATCAGAATTCAGCTCAGAAAACCTGCG GTTCTGGTTAGCAGTGCAGGATTTTAAGCGACGGCCACTCCATGAAGTTCCCTCCAGGGCGCAGGAGATCTggcaggagtttctggctgaaGGAGCTCCAAGCTCCATCAACTTGGACTCTCACAGCTACGAACGCACCAGCCAGAACCTCAAAGACCCCGGACGATACAGCTACGAGGACGCTCAG GAGCACATATTCAAGCTAATGAAAAGTGACAGCTATGCACGCTTTTTGCGATCCAACATCTACCAAGACCTCCTGTTGGCCAGAAAGAAG CAGCCAGCAGACACTGAACAGGGCCGCCGCACCTCCTTGGAGAAGTTCACCCGCAGTGTG GGCAAGTCATTGACGGGAAAACGCCTGACAGGCCTGATGCAGTCATCCTGA
- the LOC100705232 gene encoding regulator of G-protein signaling 6 isoform X5, which produces MAEGSKDQGGTGTADPEEDSPNMIVYRKIEDIVTRIQDEKAGGVAIRTVKSFLSKIPSVVSGADIVQWLMKNLSIEDPAEAIHLGSLIAAHGYIFPISDHVLTLKDDGTLYRFQSPYFWPSNCWEPENTDYAIYLCKRTMQNKARLELADYEAENLARLQRAFARKWEFIFMQAEAQVKIDRKKDKAERKILDSQERAFWDVHRPVPGCVNTTEMDIRKCRREKNPHRVKKSVYGVPDDGQSQPSPVHIGSQPTRKTTKEDVQKEITFLNIQLDRHCMKVSKVADSLMTYTEQFMEYDPFVSAVEPSNPWISDDTTFWDLEASREPTQQRVKKWGFSLDEALKDPAGRDQFLKFLESEFSSENLRFWLAVQDFKRRPLHEVPSRAQEIWQEFLAEGAPSSINLDSHSYERTSQNLKDPGRYSYEDAQEHIFKLMKSDSYARFLRSNIYQDLLLARKKGKSLTGKRLTGLMQSS; this is translated from the exons ATTGAAGACATTGTTACACGAATCCAAGATGAGAAAGCAGGAGGTGTAGCCATACGGACTGTCAAAAGCTTCCTCTCCAAGATCCCAAGTGTGGTATCAG GGGCGGACATTGTTCAGTGGCTGATGAAAAACCTCTCCATAGAAGATCCAG CTGAAGCCATCCATCTGGGCAGTTTGATCGCTGCCCACGGATACATCTTCCCCATCTCTGACCACGTTCTGACACTTAAAGATGACGGAACCCTTTATCGCTTTcag TCTCCATACTTCTGGCCTTCAAACTGTTGGGAACCCGAGAACACAGACTATG CCATTTACCTGTGCAAGCGCACAATGCAGAATAAAGCCAGGCTTGAGCTCGCTGACTACGAGGCT GAGAACCTCGCCAGGCTGCAGAGGGCTTTCGCCAGGAAGTGGGAATTTATCTTCATGCAAGCTGAGGCTCAAGTCAA GATTGACAGGAAGAAGGACAAGGCGGAGAGGAAGATCCTTGACAGCCAGGAAAGGGCATTTTGGGACGTTCATCGGCCAGTG CCAGGCTGTGTCAACACCACAGAGATGGACATCCGCAAGTGCCGAAGAGAGAAGAACCCACACAGGGTAAAAAAG TCGGTCTACGGGGTACCAGATGACGGCCAGAGCCAGCCGAGTCCTGTCCACATCGGCTCCCAGCCGACCAGGAAGACTACCAAAGAGGATGTTCAGAAGGAG ATTACCTTCTTGAACATCCAGCTGGACAGACACTGTATGAAAGTTTCCAAAGTGGCCGACAGTCTCATGACCTACACCGAGCAGTTCATGGAATATGACCCCTTTGTGTCAGCCGTAGAGCCTTCGAACCCCTGGATCAGTGACGACACTACCTTCTGGGACTTGGAGGCAAG CCGCGAACCCACCCAGCAGCGTGTGAAGAAATGGGGCTTCTCTCTGGACGAGGCGCTAAAGGACCCAGCAGGTCGAGACCAGTTCCTGAAGTTCCTGGAATCAGAATTCAGCTCAGAAAACCTGCG GTTCTGGTTAGCAGTGCAGGATTTTAAGCGACGGCCACTCCATGAAGTTCCCTCCAGGGCGCAGGAGATCTggcaggagtttctggctgaaGGAGCTCCAAGCTCCATCAACTTGGACTCTCACAGCTACGAACGCACCAGCCAGAACCTCAAAGACCCCGGACGATACAGCTACGAGGACGCTCAG GAGCACATATTCAAGCTAATGAAAAGTGACAGCTATGCACGCTTTTTGCGATCCAACATCTACCAAGACCTCCTGTTGGCCAGAAAGAAG GGCAAGTCATTGACGGGAAAACGCCTGACAGGCCTGATGCAGTCATCCTGA
- the LOC100705232 gene encoding regulator of G-protein signaling 6 isoform X2, whose protein sequence is MAEGSKDQGGTGTADPEEDSPNMIVYRKIEDIVTRIQDEKAGGVAIRTVKSFLSKIPSVVSGADIVQWLMKNLSIEDPAEAIHLGSLIAAHGYIFPISDHVLTLKDDGTLYRFQSPYFWPSNCWEPENTDYAIYLCKRTMQNKARLELADYEAENLARLQRAFARKWEFIFMQAEAQVKIDRKKDKAERKILDSQERAFWDVHRPVPGCVNTTEMDIRKCRREKNPHRVKKSVYGVPDDGQSQPSPVHIGSQPTRKTTKEDVQKEITFLNIQLDRHCMKVSKVADSLMTYTEQFMEYDPFVSAVEPSNPWISDDTTFWDLEASREPTQQRVKKWGFSLDEALKDPAGRDQFLKFLESEFSSENLRFWLAVQDFKRRPLHEVPSRAQEIWQEFLAEGAPSSINLDSHSYERTSQNLKDPGRYSYEDAQEHIFKLMKSDSYARFLRSNIYQDLLLARKKPADTEQGRRTSLEKFTRSVVSHVELGAVHITNHTGWLTISGFFAVITMLHSVVDFLNL, encoded by the exons ATTGAAGACATTGTTACACGAATCCAAGATGAGAAAGCAGGAGGTGTAGCCATACGGACTGTCAAAAGCTTCCTCTCCAAGATCCCAAGTGTGGTATCAG GGGCGGACATTGTTCAGTGGCTGATGAAAAACCTCTCCATAGAAGATCCAG CTGAAGCCATCCATCTGGGCAGTTTGATCGCTGCCCACGGATACATCTTCCCCATCTCTGACCACGTTCTGACACTTAAAGATGACGGAACCCTTTATCGCTTTcag TCTCCATACTTCTGGCCTTCAAACTGTTGGGAACCCGAGAACACAGACTATG CCATTTACCTGTGCAAGCGCACAATGCAGAATAAAGCCAGGCTTGAGCTCGCTGACTACGAGGCT GAGAACCTCGCCAGGCTGCAGAGGGCTTTCGCCAGGAAGTGGGAATTTATCTTCATGCAAGCTGAGGCTCAAGTCAA GATTGACAGGAAGAAGGACAAGGCGGAGAGGAAGATCCTTGACAGCCAGGAAAGGGCATTTTGGGACGTTCATCGGCCAGTG CCAGGCTGTGTCAACACCACAGAGATGGACATCCGCAAGTGCCGAAGAGAGAAGAACCCACACAGGGTAAAAAAG TCGGTCTACGGGGTACCAGATGACGGCCAGAGCCAGCCGAGTCCTGTCCACATCGGCTCCCAGCCGACCAGGAAGACTACCAAAGAGGATGTTCAGAAGGAG ATTACCTTCTTGAACATCCAGCTGGACAGACACTGTATGAAAGTTTCCAAAGTGGCCGACAGTCTCATGACCTACACCGAGCAGTTCATGGAATATGACCCCTTTGTGTCAGCCGTAGAGCCTTCGAACCCCTGGATCAGTGACGACACTACCTTCTGGGACTTGGAGGCAAG CCGCGAACCCACCCAGCAGCGTGTGAAGAAATGGGGCTTCTCTCTGGACGAGGCGCTAAAGGACCCAGCAGGTCGAGACCAGTTCCTGAAGTTCCTGGAATCAGAATTCAGCTCAGAAAACCTGCG GTTCTGGTTAGCAGTGCAGGATTTTAAGCGACGGCCACTCCATGAAGTTCCCTCCAGGGCGCAGGAGATCTggcaggagtttctggctgaaGGAGCTCCAAGCTCCATCAACTTGGACTCTCACAGCTACGAACGCACCAGCCAGAACCTCAAAGACCCCGGACGATACAGCTACGAGGACGCTCAG GAGCACATATTCAAGCTAATGAAAAGTGACAGCTATGCACGCTTTTTGCGATCCAACATCTACCAAGACCTCCTGTTGGCCAGAAAGAAG CCAGCAGACACTGAACAGGGCCGCCGCACCTCCTTGGAGAAGTTCACCCGCAGTGTGGTAAGTCATGTGGAGCTGGGGGCTGTTCATATCACAAACCACACTGGCTGGCTCACTATCAGTGGCTTTTTTGCAGTTATAACCATGTTACACTCTGTTGTGgattttttaaacctttaa
- the LOC100705232 gene encoding regulator of G-protein signaling 6 isoform X1, giving the protein MAEGSKDQGGTGTADPEEDSPNMIVYRKIEDIVTRIQDEKAGGVAIRTVKSFLSKIPSVVSGADIVQWLMKNLSIEDPAEAIHLGSLIAAHGYIFPISDHVLTLKDDGTLYRFQSPYFWPSNCWEPENTDYAIYLCKRTMQNKARLELADYEAENLARLQRAFARKWEFIFMQAEAQVKIDRKKDKAERKILDSQERAFWDVHRPVPGCVNTTEMDIRKCRREKNPHRVKKSVYGVPDDGQSQPSPVHIGSQPTRKTTKEDVQKEITFLNIQLDRHCMKVSKVADSLMTYTEQFMEYDPFVSAVEPSNPWISDDTTFWDLEASREPTQQRVKKWGFSLDEALKDPAGRDQFLKFLESEFSSENLRFWLAVQDFKRRPLHEVPSRAQEIWQEFLAEGAPSSINLDSHSYERTSQNLKDPGRYSYEDAQEHIFKLMKSDSYARFLRSNIYQDLLLARKKQPADTEQGRRTSLEKFTRSVVSHVELGAVHITNHTGWLTISGFFAVITMLHSVVDFLNL; this is encoded by the exons ATTGAAGACATTGTTACACGAATCCAAGATGAGAAAGCAGGAGGTGTAGCCATACGGACTGTCAAAAGCTTCCTCTCCAAGATCCCAAGTGTGGTATCAG GGGCGGACATTGTTCAGTGGCTGATGAAAAACCTCTCCATAGAAGATCCAG CTGAAGCCATCCATCTGGGCAGTTTGATCGCTGCCCACGGATACATCTTCCCCATCTCTGACCACGTTCTGACACTTAAAGATGACGGAACCCTTTATCGCTTTcag TCTCCATACTTCTGGCCTTCAAACTGTTGGGAACCCGAGAACACAGACTATG CCATTTACCTGTGCAAGCGCACAATGCAGAATAAAGCCAGGCTTGAGCTCGCTGACTACGAGGCT GAGAACCTCGCCAGGCTGCAGAGGGCTTTCGCCAGGAAGTGGGAATTTATCTTCATGCAAGCTGAGGCTCAAGTCAA GATTGACAGGAAGAAGGACAAGGCGGAGAGGAAGATCCTTGACAGCCAGGAAAGGGCATTTTGGGACGTTCATCGGCCAGTG CCAGGCTGTGTCAACACCACAGAGATGGACATCCGCAAGTGCCGAAGAGAGAAGAACCCACACAGGGTAAAAAAG TCGGTCTACGGGGTACCAGATGACGGCCAGAGCCAGCCGAGTCCTGTCCACATCGGCTCCCAGCCGACCAGGAAGACTACCAAAGAGGATGTTCAGAAGGAG ATTACCTTCTTGAACATCCAGCTGGACAGACACTGTATGAAAGTTTCCAAAGTGGCCGACAGTCTCATGACCTACACCGAGCAGTTCATGGAATATGACCCCTTTGTGTCAGCCGTAGAGCCTTCGAACCCCTGGATCAGTGACGACACTACCTTCTGGGACTTGGAGGCAAG CCGCGAACCCACCCAGCAGCGTGTGAAGAAATGGGGCTTCTCTCTGGACGAGGCGCTAAAGGACCCAGCAGGTCGAGACCAGTTCCTGAAGTTCCTGGAATCAGAATTCAGCTCAGAAAACCTGCG GTTCTGGTTAGCAGTGCAGGATTTTAAGCGACGGCCACTCCATGAAGTTCCCTCCAGGGCGCAGGAGATCTggcaggagtttctggctgaaGGAGCTCCAAGCTCCATCAACTTGGACTCTCACAGCTACGAACGCACCAGCCAGAACCTCAAAGACCCCGGACGATACAGCTACGAGGACGCTCAG GAGCACATATTCAAGCTAATGAAAAGTGACAGCTATGCACGCTTTTTGCGATCCAACATCTACCAAGACCTCCTGTTGGCCAGAAAGAAG CAGCCAGCAGACACTGAACAGGGCCGCCGCACCTCCTTGGAGAAGTTCACCCGCAGTGTGGTAAGTCATGTGGAGCTGGGGGCTGTTCATATCACAAACCACACTGGCTGGCTCACTATCAGTGGCTTTTTTGCAGTTATAACCATGTTACACTCTGTTGTGgattttttaaacctttaa
- the LOC100705232 gene encoding regulator of G-protein signaling 6 isoform X6, translated as MKNLSIEDPAEAIHLGSLIAAHGYIFPISDHVLTLKDDGTLYRFQSPYFWPSNCWEPENTDYAIYLCKRTMQNKARLELADYEAENLARLQRAFARKWEFIFMQAEAQVKIDRKKDKAERKILDSQERAFWDVHRPVPGCVNTTEMDIRKCRREKNPHRVKKSVYGVPDDGQSQPSPVHIGSQPTRKTTKEDVQKEITFLNIQLDRHCMKVSKVADSLMTYTEQFMEYDPFVSAVEPSNPWISDDTTFWDLEASREPTQQRVKKWGFSLDEALKDPAGRDQFLKFLESEFSSENLRFWLAVQDFKRRPLHEVPSRAQEIWQEFLAEGAPSSINLDSHSYERTSQNLKDPGRYSYEDAQEHIFKLMKSDSYARFLRSNIYQDLLLARKKQPADTEQGRRTSLEKFTRSVVSHVELGAVHITNHTGWLTISGFFAVITMLHSVVDFLNL; from the exons ATGAAAAACCTCTCCATAGAAGATCCAG CTGAAGCCATCCATCTGGGCAGTTTGATCGCTGCCCACGGATACATCTTCCCCATCTCTGACCACGTTCTGACACTTAAAGATGACGGAACCCTTTATCGCTTTcag TCTCCATACTTCTGGCCTTCAAACTGTTGGGAACCCGAGAACACAGACTATG CCATTTACCTGTGCAAGCGCACAATGCAGAATAAAGCCAGGCTTGAGCTCGCTGACTACGAGGCT GAGAACCTCGCCAGGCTGCAGAGGGCTTTCGCCAGGAAGTGGGAATTTATCTTCATGCAAGCTGAGGCTCAAGTCAA GATTGACAGGAAGAAGGACAAGGCGGAGAGGAAGATCCTTGACAGCCAGGAAAGGGCATTTTGGGACGTTCATCGGCCAGTG CCAGGCTGTGTCAACACCACAGAGATGGACATCCGCAAGTGCCGAAGAGAGAAGAACCCACACAGGGTAAAAAAG TCGGTCTACGGGGTACCAGATGACGGCCAGAGCCAGCCGAGTCCTGTCCACATCGGCTCCCAGCCGACCAGGAAGACTACCAAAGAGGATGTTCAGAAGGAG ATTACCTTCTTGAACATCCAGCTGGACAGACACTGTATGAAAGTTTCCAAAGTGGCCGACAGTCTCATGACCTACACCGAGCAGTTCATGGAATATGACCCCTTTGTGTCAGCCGTAGAGCCTTCGAACCCCTGGATCAGTGACGACACTACCTTCTGGGACTTGGAGGCAAG CCGCGAACCCACCCAGCAGCGTGTGAAGAAATGGGGCTTCTCTCTGGACGAGGCGCTAAAGGACCCAGCAGGTCGAGACCAGTTCCTGAAGTTCCTGGAATCAGAATTCAGCTCAGAAAACCTGCG GTTCTGGTTAGCAGTGCAGGATTTTAAGCGACGGCCACTCCATGAAGTTCCCTCCAGGGCGCAGGAGATCTggcaggagtttctggctgaaGGAGCTCCAAGCTCCATCAACTTGGACTCTCACAGCTACGAACGCACCAGCCAGAACCTCAAAGACCCCGGACGATACAGCTACGAGGACGCTCAG GAGCACATATTCAAGCTAATGAAAAGTGACAGCTATGCACGCTTTTTGCGATCCAACATCTACCAAGACCTCCTGTTGGCCAGAAAGAAG CAGCCAGCAGACACTGAACAGGGCCGCCGCACCTCCTTGGAGAAGTTCACCCGCAGTGTGGTAAGTCATGTGGAGCTGGGGGCTGTTCATATCACAAACCACACTGGCTGGCTCACTATCAGTGGCTTTTTTGCAGTTATAACCATGTTACACTCTGTTGTGgattttttaaacctttaa